Proteins encoded in a region of the Pelmatolapia mariae isolate MD_Pm_ZW linkage group LG6, Pm_UMD_F_2, whole genome shotgun sequence genome:
- the LOC134628390 gene encoding G2/M phase-specific E3 ubiquitin-protein ligase-like — protein MLVLQKMRRMMKLSLGYHPLRHPSLTQCFGQVQKAVHQSLYVGHLQYPKHLMCNDEPDGLTAADVISNLALKINKTSCSRFNINRANVWDGAYRGFRRSSYSPNSGMMVKFSDDVGLAEEAIDTGGPTPEFLTLFLEAIRTRRIFEGKDYAKYLTFHSKAADENEYFYIGRMIAVSIVHGGPGPCCLSPNFFMYLVGKDKTFEAPIDDIPDEEIKKPLLEIKNATSLSELRVISEKHSSMLQTAGCYRFMRTLEDKKKVVADYIQWYFIHRNHLSIQSFREGLATLDFLNALEQHPSLFFSFMCYTETRLTADLLENIFHVQFGPPGSSRRQEETRVLSYWQDYLLSVEERNGSLYLEDILMFATGLREIPPAAIQPKPQLLFQTTSRFPAADVCANTIKIPVLHSYKDFQEAMDYGIHYIFCKICKLFFELKKKKENPT, from the exons CTTCagaagatgaggaggatgatgaagTTATCGTTAGGGTACCACCCGTTACGTCACCCCTCTCTGACACAGTG CTTTGGTCAAGTCCAGAAAGCAGTACACCAGAGCCTATACGTCG GTCACCTTCAATATCCCAAACATCTGATGTGCAA TGATGAACCTGATGGATTGACGGCTGCAGATGTCATCTCAAATCTGGCTCTGAAGATCAACAAAACCTCCTGTAGCAGATTCAACATTAACCGAGCCAATGTCTGGGATGGTGCCTACCGAGGCTTCAGAAGGTCTTCATATAGTCCCAACTCTGGCATGATGGTGAAATTCTCTGATGACGTGGGGCTGGCTGAAGAGGCAATCGACACAGGTGGGCCTACTCCAGAATTTCTCACCCTTTTTTTGGAAGCCATAAGGACGAGAAGAATATTCGAAGGAAAAGACTATGCCAAATATCTCACATTTCATAGTAAAG CTGCAGATGAAAATGAATATTTCTACATTGGAAGAATGATTGCAGTTTCCATTGTCCATGGTGGTCCAGGGCCATGTTGTTTATCTCCAAACTTCTTTATGTACCTTGTTGGAAAAGATAAGACATTCGAGGCACCAATTGATGATATACCAGATGAAGAAATCAAGAAGCCTCTACTAGAG ATAAAGAATGCAACATCTCTAAGTGAGCTCCGAGTAATCTCAGAAAAACACTCAAGCATGCTCCAGACAGCAGGATGCTATCGATTCATGAGGACACTGGAGGATAAGAAGAAGGTAGTAGCGGATTACATTCAGTGGTACTTCATCCACCGAAATCATCTTTCCATCCAAAG TTTCAGAGAGGGTCTAGCAACACTGGATTTTCTAAACGCCCTGGAACAGCATCCTTCACTCTTCTTCTCATTCATGTGCTACACTGAGACTAGGCTGACAGCTGATCTTCTGGAGAACATCTTTCATGTGCAATTTGGTCCACCTGGCAGCTCTAGGCGTCAAGAGGAGACAAGAGTACTAAGCTACTGGCAAGACTATCTGCTTTCTGTAGAAG AGAGAAATGGAAGTCTGTATCTTGAAGACATCCTTATGTTTGCAACTGGACTGAGGGAAATTCCTCCTGCAGCAattcagccaaagccacagctTCTTTTCCAGACCACTTCACGCTTCCCTgcagcagatgtctgtgcaAATACTATCAAAATCCCAGTGTTACACAGTTATAAGGACTTCCAAGAAGCCATGGATTATGGCATCCATTACATTTTTTGTAAGATATGCAAGTTGTtctttgagttaaaaaaaaagaaagaaaaccccaCATAA
- the LOC134628801 gene encoding tryptase-like has product VCGQAPLNTRIVGGQVAPDGSWPWQVSLQIFGFHFCGGSFINSQWVLTAAHCFQSTKLSGLTVNLGRQRLQGFNPNAVSKTVTQIIIHPNYNSDTNDNDICLLQLSCPVAFTNYISPVCLAASSSTFYSGVNSWVTGWGDIGSGVSLPSPQNLMEVELPVVGNRQCNCDYGVGSITDNMICAGLRTGGKSKELGKKSVWTTGGKDSCQGDSGGPMVSKQNGRWIQAGIVSFGEGCAEPNFPGVYTRVSQYQTWINSRISSNQPGFMTFTSTGTNSDLNVTCPNSSEGRPAHSFIFVFFHLLSLAFCLQLFL; this is encoded by the exons GTTTGTGGTCAGGCACCTCTGAACACCAGGATTGTAGGAGGACAGGTGGCCCCCGATGGCAGCTGGCCCTGGCAGGTCAGTCTGCAGATATTTGGTTTCCACTTTTGTGGAGGATCCTTCATTAACAGTCAGTGGGTGCTGACTGCTGCTCACTGCTTTCAAAG CACCAAACTGAGTGGTCTGACTGTGAATCTGGGCCGTCAGCGTCTACAGGGATTTAACCCCAATGCAGTGTCTAAGACAGTGACACAGATCATCATCCATCCAAACTACAACTCTGATACCAATGACAATGACATCTGTCTCCTGCAGCTCTCCTGTCCGGTGGCTTTCACCAACTACATTTCTCCCGTCTGCCTGGCAGCTTCAAGCAGCACCTTCTACAGCGGTGTTAACAGCTGGGTCACCGGTTGGGGCGATATAGGGAGTGGAG TGTCCCTTCCTTCTCCACAAAACCTGATGGAGGTGGAGCTTCCTGTTGTAGGAAACAGACAGTGTAACTGTGACTATGGAGTGGGAAGCATCACTGACAACATGATCTGTGCCGGGTTACGTACAGGAGgaaagtctaaggagcttggaaagaaaagcgtctggactacAGGAGGAAAGGACTCCTGTCAG GGGGATTCAGGAGGTCCAATGGTGAGCAAGCAGAACGGTCGCTGGATTCAGGCGGGAATCGTCAGTTTTGGGGAAGGTTGTGCTGAGCCGAATTTTCCAGGAGTCTACACCAGAGTATCCCAGTACCAGACCTGGATCAACAGCCGGATTTCCTCCAACCAGCCGGGCTTCATGACGTTCACGTCCACTGGGACCAACAGTGACCTCAATGTCACCTGCCCGAATAGCAGCGAGGGTCGTCCTGCTCACTCCTTCATCTTTGTCTTCTTCCATCTCCTCAGCCTCGCCTTTTGTCTCCAGCTCTTCCTGTAG